In the genome of Paenibacillus pabuli, one region contains:
- a CDS encoding SDR family oxidoreductase, with protein MNSLKGKMALVTGASRGIGRSIALRLAQEGAYVAVHYGNRQDDAAAVVRQIEQDGGNACMIGADLRTMDGIHHLFAELDETIRNQTGASGFDILVNNAGIGQIVGIEETTEASYEEVMNLNVKAPLFVTQQALSRINDGGRIINISSFVTRVASPGVFTYSMSKGAIDTFTLLLAKQLGSRNITVNAIQPGIINTEMNAGTLQNTEGQKYAAGLSAFGRWGEPEDIADIAAFLASPDSRWVTGQLLDASGGSHL; from the coding sequence ATGAACAGCTTAAAAGGTAAAATGGCTTTAGTTACTGGGGCAAGCCGGGGGATCGGTAGAAGTATCGCGCTCCGTTTGGCCCAGGAGGGCGCATATGTAGCAGTCCACTATGGAAACAGACAGGATGATGCGGCAGCAGTTGTTCGCCAGATTGAGCAAGATGGGGGCAACGCCTGCATGATTGGTGCTGACCTAAGAACGATGGACGGTATTCATCATTTATTTGCTGAGTTGGATGAGACTATTCGGAATCAGACAGGGGCCAGTGGATTCGATATTCTGGTGAATAATGCGGGGATCGGGCAGATCGTTGGGATTGAAGAGACGACAGAAGCATCCTACGAAGAGGTCATGAATCTTAATGTAAAAGCACCACTTTTTGTGACGCAGCAGGCTCTGTCGCGAATTAATGATGGGGGGCGTATCATTAACATATCGTCCTTTGTGACCAGGGTTGCTTCTCCGGGAGTGTTTACATACAGCATGTCCAAAGGAGCGATTGATACGTTTACGCTGCTTCTCGCCAAGCAACTAGGGAGTCGAAATATTACGGTAAACGCCATCCAGCCGGGAATTATTAATACCGAGATGAATGCTGGGACGTTGCAGAATACCGAGGGACAAAAATATGCGGCTGGCCTTTCTGCTTTTGGCCGATGGGGTGAACCAGAGGATATCGCAGATATTGCTGCATTTCTGGCCTCGCCAGACAGTCGCTGGGTAACGGGACAACTGCTAGATGCAAGTGGCGGATCGCATCTGTAA
- a CDS encoding SDR family NAD(P)-dependent oxidoreductase, with amino-acid sequence MGRLSGKVAIITGAGSGMGAEQARLFAKEGAKVVGADMNVEGLQTVIDEIKAAGGEAIAVKLNISSPEEWENTIKTAVDTYGKVNVLVNTAGVAGPFVAKAAEHDVNEWDKLIGINLKGAFLGSKYAIPEMIKTGGGSIVTISSIGGLIGGQGGTGYGAAKAGLIGMTRNIAVDYGKDNVRANVICPGQIRTPMSAVLETDEAKEAKQYYLDKTPLGHFGDPIDIAYTALFLASEESKFITGTEIIVDGGVMAN; translated from the coding sequence ATGGGCAGATTATCAGGCAAAGTAGCAATAATTACAGGTGCAGGCAGCGGCATGGGGGCTGAACAGGCTCGTTTATTCGCCAAAGAAGGCGCAAAGGTTGTCGGTGCTGATATGAACGTAGAAGGTCTTCAAACCGTAATTGACGAAATCAAAGCCGCTGGCGGAGAAGCTATTGCGGTTAAATTGAATATTTCCTCGCCTGAGGAATGGGAGAACACGATCAAAACAGCTGTAGATACGTACGGCAAAGTCAATGTTCTGGTCAATACCGCAGGGGTTGCGGGCCCATTTGTCGCCAAGGCCGCTGAGCATGATGTGAATGAATGGGATAAATTGATTGGGATTAACCTGAAAGGGGCCTTCCTGGGCAGCAAATATGCCATCCCGGAGATGATCAAGACTGGCGGAGGTTCTATCGTCACGATTTCTTCCATTGGAGGTTTAATTGGTGGACAAGGGGGCACAGGATACGGTGCTGCCAAAGCAGGTTTGATTGGGATGACTCGTAACATCGCAGTTGACTATGGTAAGGATAATGTACGTGCAAACGTCATTTGCCCGGGGCAGATCAGAACTCCGATGTCCGCAGTTCTTGAAACGGATGAGGCTAAAGAAGCCAAACAATATTATTTGGACAAAACGCCACTCGGACACTTCGGTGACCCGATTGATATTGCTTATACAGCATTGTTCCTTGCATCTGAAGAGTCCAAATTTATTACAGGTACAGAGATTATCGTAGATGGCGGCGTGATGGCTAACTAA
- a CDS encoding GntR family transcriptional regulator: MQNHHFSSLLDNERSQLPDQIANYILKKIFTGELVQDTRLIESNIAKELNVSNIPVREAFYILESRGVIERLPRRGVRVKAISEEEMADYTSALIELFRIGIDYSRSKWNEETRHQLQQYLKEAKEQLNQKNILEYVVKVHQLCGYVFQVAGNIAFIKFYSDITYITNVYSQMNWGDVERTEIRSLYLEALVNALVDGDFEKAKESFEILTRQSLNIKDETIQRDRLQ, encoded by the coding sequence ATGCAAAATCATCATTTCTCTTCATTATTGGACAATGAGAGAAGCCAGTTGCCGGATCAAATAGCCAATTATATATTAAAGAAAATATTTACAGGTGAGCTGGTACAGGATACCCGGTTAATTGAATCCAATATCGCCAAAGAGCTAAATGTGAGTAATATCCCGGTGAGGGAGGCTTTTTATATTCTGGAGAGCAGAGGTGTCATTGAACGACTGCCAAGAAGAGGTGTCCGTGTAAAGGCTATCTCGGAAGAAGAGATGGCAGATTACACGTCTGCATTAATTGAATTGTTCCGAATAGGAATTGATTATTCACGATCTAAGTGGAACGAGGAGACCCGACATCAGCTCCAGCAGTATCTAAAAGAAGCGAAGGAACAGCTGAACCAAAAAAATATTTTGGAGTATGTGGTGAAGGTGCATCAATTGTGTGGTTACGTTTTCCAGGTGGCTGGCAATATTGCATTTATCAAATTTTACTCGGATATCACCTATATAACCAATGTCTACTCCCAAATGAATTGGGGCGATGTAGAGCGAACCGAAATTCGCAGCCTTTATTTGGAGGCGCTTGTTAATGCCTTGGTGGACGGTGACTTTGAAAAAGCAAAAGAGTCATTCGAAATATTAACCAGACAGTCCTTGAATATCAAGGATGAGACAATACAAAGAGATAGACTACAATAG
- a CDS encoding S-layer homology domain-containing protein, producing MGVVLLSNTFAASNVLAAPDETIIPLPQQPEWGYFVDTYKSNSNSNTTVETNAAVGTLSKFLDLWTPGDSWDNGTKIRADILDYNIQYVADRAATRTKADEEAAYYTDRTNQSYGAVDGLGALANVYREISGTFTSIKSIPEDATTTKYTDENGTNKAGDSDSRLGKMVDLIGAVRGNSASSNPSKNFFQYMRPFRWLKTDEVVVPTLRPLIKPDTEAASDGGFPSGHTNASYLAALALAYSVPERFQELVTRASEMGDDRIVAGMHSPLDVIGGRVLATALAAAALNDPENAELKQAAYDQAHNVLLKETGTAEDRFTDYEKNKAEYTQRLTYGFPQIGSTTEPMPVPKGAEVLLETRQPYLSADQRRAVLATTGIASGYPVLDDPEGWGRLNLFAAADGYGAFNSDVTVTMDASKGGFNAMDIWRNNISGSGKLTKEGSGTLKLRGANTYSGGTQVNAGTLEGDTATAFGNGDVVNSGGKVTESVTGKWNIEGNFSQAADGTLELNVASANDVLDVKGTVNTAGTLHVNFASSYVPGAGEITLVSHGANQQSGKFTSVQVDGLPSKYNAQVKYESNRIALVITDTTSPGTTPTTPTTPGTGGGSATTPTPSTPSTGSGTDSGTVTTPPTTEPTVPSTPQVNPFKLGVVSQETVLKAVNEAIAATKNENKKFNDVTGHWADRNISTAVKLRIINGYANGKFQPNASVTRAEFTAMIARALGLGESTASASFKDTSSNWAAGYISALADKGVISGYPDGSFKPNATISRAEMVTIIARVLDLNALATSAPTSFSDVDSSNWAAEAITQASSANLVQGLSSSVFSPSGKATRAEAVTIIIRALESDSSIKALIEGL from the coding sequence ATGGGAGTGGTTCTTTTATCAAATACCTTTGCCGCAAGCAACGTGCTCGCTGCACCGGATGAGACGATCATTCCATTGCCGCAGCAGCCGGAGTGGGGATATTTTGTAGATACGTATAAGAGCAACAGTAATTCAAACACAACCGTTGAAACGAATGCGGCTGTCGGTACATTGTCCAAGTTCTTGGATCTATGGACACCGGGTGATTCCTGGGATAACGGGACCAAGATTAGAGCGGATATCCTGGATTATAACATTCAGTATGTAGCAGATCGTGCTGCAACCCGAACCAAGGCAGACGAAGAGGCCGCTTATTATACAGATCGTACTAACCAATCGTATGGTGCTGTAGATGGTCTGGGTGCACTTGCCAACGTCTATCGTGAGATATCAGGTACATTTACTTCCATTAAGAGTATTCCGGAAGACGCTACAACAACCAAGTATACGGATGAAAATGGAACGAACAAGGCCGGAGATTCAGATTCCAGGCTTGGCAAAATGGTTGACTTGATCGGAGCCGTGCGTGGCAACTCGGCTTCCTCCAATCCTTCAAAAAATTTCTTCCAGTATATGCGTCCATTTCGCTGGTTGAAGACTGACGAGGTTGTCGTGCCTACGCTGAGACCATTAATTAAACCAGACACAGAGGCTGCATCAGATGGGGGCTTCCCAAGTGGACATACCAATGCTTCCTATCTTGCTGCACTTGCACTGGCTTATTCCGTTCCTGAGCGATTCCAGGAACTTGTGACCCGTGCTTCAGAAATGGGCGATGACCGGATCGTAGCCGGAATGCACTCCCCGCTTGATGTCATCGGCGGCCGGGTTCTGGCAACCGCACTTGCTGCGGCAGCCCTGAATGATCCGGAGAATGCTGAACTGAAGCAGGCAGCTTACGATCAGGCGCATAACGTACTGTTGAAGGAGACCGGAACAGCAGAAGACCGATTTACCGACTATGAGAAAAATAAGGCTGAGTATACCCAGCGTCTGACCTATGGCTTCCCGCAGATCGGTTCCACAACGGAGCCTATGCCAGTCCCTAAAGGTGCAGAAGTGCTGCTTGAAACCAGACAGCCTTACCTGAGTGCGGACCAGCGTCGTGCGGTACTGGCGACAACCGGAATTGCCTCAGGTTACCCTGTACTGGATGATCCCGAAGGCTGGGGACGCCTCAATCTGTTTGCGGCGGCAGACGGATACGGCGCCTTCAACAGCGATGTAACGGTTACGATGGATGCCAGCAAGGGTGGTTTCAACGCCATGGACATTTGGCGGAACAACATCTCCGGTTCGGGCAAGCTGACGAAGGAAGGCAGCGGTACCTTGAAGCTGCGCGGAGCTAACACCTACTCCGGCGGTACCCAGGTTAATGCGGGTACACTGGAAGGTGATACAGCTACAGCTTTCGGTAATGGCGATGTGGTCAACAGCGGGGGCAAAGTTACGGAGAGCGTGACGGGCAAATGGAACATTGAAGGCAACTTCTCGCAGGCTGCTGACGGGACGCTGGAACTCAACGTAGCTTCTGCAAATGACGTGCTCGACGTAAAAGGTACGGTGAACACCGCCGGAACACTGCATGTGAATTTTGCCAGCAGCTATGTACCTGGTGCGGGTGAGATTACGCTTGTAAGCCATGGCGCTAATCAGCAAAGCGGAAAATTCACCTCTGTTCAGGTAGATGGCCTGCCAAGCAAATATAATGCCCAGGTGAAGTATGAGAGCAACCGCATCGCCCTGGTGATTACGGACACAACAAGTCCGGGCACAACGCCGACAACACCAACTACACCGGGTACGGGAGGCGGTTCAGCCACTACACCAACACCTTCCACACCATCAACAGGTTCAGGAACAGATTCGGGAACAGTGACCACACCTCCTACAACGGAACCTACAGTACCGTCAACACCACAGGTTAATCCGTTCAAATTGGGTGTTGTGAGCCAGGAAACGGTGCTGAAGGCAGTGAACGAAGCTATTGCGGCGACGAAAAATGAAAATAAGAAATTCAACGATGTCACAGGTCACTGGGCTGACAGAAATATCAGTACTGCCGTGAAGCTGCGCATAATTAATGGTTATGCAAACGGCAAATTCCAGCCAAATGCATCTGTAACCAGAGCTGAATTTACCGCAATGATCGCTCGAGCATTGGGTCTGGGCGAAAGCACGGCTTCCGCCAGCTTTAAGGATACAAGCTCAAATTGGGCTGCGGGTTACATCAGTGCTTTGGCTGATAAGGGAGTGATTAGTGGTTATCCGGACGGCAGCTTTAAGCCCAACGCAACAATCTCCCGTGCCGAGATGGTGACAATCATAGCTCGTGTGCTTGATTTGAACGCACTTGCAACTAGTGCTCCGACAAGCTTCAGTGATGTGGACAGCAGTAACTGGGCAGCGGAGGCAATTACGCAGGCTTCATCGGCCAATCTGGTGCAAGGGCTATCCTCTTCCGTGTTCTCGCCGAGCGGCAAAGCTACACGGGCTGAAGCCGTGACCATTATCATCCGTGCGCTGGAGAGCGACAGCTCCATCAAGGCACTTATCGAAGGTTTGTAA
- a CDS encoding helix-turn-helix domain-containing protein, whose amino-acid sequence MKKWSSAWAGLAISYGSIVVVIVLLICSFFYIYFSRSYNEELQNKNQLILENTTRTIEGTILHRVQQIYLDLSLDKSVDIRLFAEPSTRSGLDSVIDLQELLKSKVAGNADMIQAIHLYYPGRNIMLSSLYGLRYNADQGEGSAYYSDWLQDMRISKLNSLWTASRQVPQDIFSSVSGGTSGGSNALLTYTHSYPFQSTGETGDVYIAIDVKESAISSIIENMMPSQYKSTFIVNPMGNTISNADADTLGQPREYGASIKKALQSGNAKGSFDDKIGNTSVVVSYQTLPLTGWTIYSAMPASFYYEQSIMVQKLILGICMIAIVIGLALSAVLLRANYSPIKRLVSRIKDLSGPATTHITNEYRLIDNAFMQLNDKVSSLEETLLANSPAIKHNAVLNLLQGGYSQEQWAEERTALGISQPYHAYSCLLLNTGVAHMGLSSENLPSVISRFIHGLESLSLPDSRLIAEELPDKKLAVILCTDIASGPLLDKLSQLLLSEARQQFQLDLQLSSGSWVQELADVQRSFSEAQALMKYAYFLPEVRILKDRSILEREHNMEEIPQALLAKFRDKLQGRQMDEAIVTIEQVVKHIREGQYPADYCHFILSNMVFIYSDVVKNVRYKHPLPFGRPDLYHEYTNLHDVLAYRNWLVESVTAFIEETEKRNSDRALSTIELAKQYIEANLSEDLSLEAVGTKVFLSPKYLSKLFKEEMGVTYTDYVTSRRMEQAKVLMENNNMTIDRIASSVGYGTTAYFIKRFKEMYGCTPGHYIRNLSSAVMPEAGS is encoded by the coding sequence ATGAAAAAATGGAGCTCCGCATGGGCGGGTTTGGCGATTTCATACGGTTCCATCGTGGTCGTCATTGTGCTGCTCATCTGCTCGTTCTTCTATATCTATTTCTCGCGCAGTTACAATGAGGAATTGCAGAACAAAAATCAACTGATTCTGGAAAATACAACACGAACCATTGAAGGAACGATCCTGCATAGGGTGCAGCAGATCTACCTGGACCTGTCACTCGACAAGTCTGTGGATATTCGACTGTTCGCGGAACCATCTACCCGGAGCGGGCTGGACAGCGTCATTGACCTACAGGAGTTACTTAAGTCCAAGGTTGCAGGCAACGCGGACATGATTCAGGCTATACATCTCTATTATCCTGGACGTAACATTATGCTTTCTTCACTTTACGGCTTGCGCTATAACGCCGATCAAGGGGAAGGCTCGGCTTATTATTCAGATTGGCTTCAGGACATGCGGATCAGCAAGCTAAATAGCCTGTGGACAGCTTCACGCCAGGTGCCGCAGGACATTTTCTCCAGCGTGTCAGGTGGCACAAGTGGAGGGAGCAACGCGCTGTTGACGTACACGCACAGCTATCCTTTTCAGTCCACAGGCGAGACTGGAGATGTCTATATTGCAATAGATGTAAAAGAAAGCGCGATTAGCAGCATCATCGAGAATATGATGCCCTCACAATACAAAAGCACATTTATCGTTAACCCGATGGGTAACACCATTAGCAATGCCGATGCAGACACTCTCGGACAGCCGCGGGAATACGGTGCCAGTATCAAGAAAGCACTGCAGTCCGGAAACGCGAAGGGCAGCTTTGACGACAAGATTGGCAATACATCGGTTGTTGTGTCCTACCAGACCCTGCCTTTGACAGGATGGACGATCTATAGCGCAATGCCGGCCAGCTTCTATTATGAGCAGTCGATCATGGTACAGAAGCTCATCCTCGGCATCTGCATGATCGCCATCGTGATCGGTCTGGCGCTGTCAGCAGTTTTGCTCAGAGCCAATTACAGCCCGATCAAGCGCCTCGTCAGCCGGATTAAGGACCTATCCGGTCCGGCAACAACGCATATTACGAATGAATACCGGCTGATTGACAATGCCTTCATGCAATTAAACGATAAGGTGAGCAGCCTTGAGGAAACGCTGCTGGCGAACAGTCCGGCAATCAAGCATAACGCTGTACTCAATCTGCTGCAGGGCGGCTATAGCCAAGAACAGTGGGCAGAAGAACGAACTGCACTGGGCATTTCACAGCCATATCATGCATACAGCTGCTTGCTTCTGAATACCGGGGTAGCCCACATGGGACTTAGCTCTGAGAACCTGCCATCCGTCATATCGAGATTTATCCATGGGCTGGAGTCCCTGTCCTTGCCGGATAGCCGCCTGATTGCCGAGGAGCTGCCAGACAAGAAGCTGGCAGTTATTCTTTGTACGGATATAGCGTCGGGACCGCTGCTGGACAAGTTGTCCCAGCTTCTCTTGTCAGAAGCGCGACAGCAGTTCCAGCTTGATCTCCAGTTGTCATCAGGCTCCTGGGTGCAGGAGCTGGCTGATGTGCAGAGAAGCTTCAGCGAGGCCCAGGCGTTGATGAAGTACGCGTATTTTCTGCCGGAAGTACGTATTCTGAAGGATCGCAGCATTCTCGAGCGCGAGCACAACATGGAGGAAATTCCTCAGGCGTTGCTAGCTAAGTTTAGGGACAAGCTCCAGGGCAGGCAGATGGATGAGGCGATAGTGACTATTGAACAGGTGGTTAAACATATACGGGAAGGACAGTATCCCGCTGACTATTGCCATTTTATCCTGTCGAACATGGTATTTATCTATTCGGATGTGGTGAAAAACGTACGTTACAAGCATCCCCTTCCGTTCGGCCGCCCCGATCTGTATCATGAGTACACGAATCTCCATGATGTTCTGGCGTACCGCAACTGGCTGGTGGAATCGGTCACAGCATTTATTGAAGAAACCGAGAAGCGCAACAGTGATCGGGCCCTCTCGACCATTGAACTGGCGAAGCAGTATATTGAAGCCAATCTGTCCGAAGACCTCTCGCTGGAGGCTGTTGGAACGAAGGTATTTCTTAGTCCGAAATATCTGAGCAAGCTCTTTAAGGAAGAGATGGGTGTTACCTATACCGACTATGTGACGTCCCGCCGAATGGAACAGGCAAAGGTATTGATGGAAAACAACAATATGACCATTGATCGGATCGCAAGCTCCGTCGGGTATGGCACCACGGCCTATTTTATTAAACGATTCAAGGAAATGTACGGCTGCACACCGGGTCATTATATACGCAACCTCTCTTCGGCAGTGATGCCAGAGGCTGGATCATGA
- a CDS encoding extracellular solute-binding protein yields the protein MNMKESKAKAPYRYQLFLTTALLTMMGVVLGGCNLLTAPSTIVESPQSSVLFPLNSKAKYHISWTMHQNLPVPQDAEMLNVVEEQFGVDLDIWNLENNKYESLLDMKLAQGNIPDLFRIRQPQDLLKYQQQGVLAEIPVETLNTYAPNLMRIIHEQAPAYQKAGVIDGKYYGIPVINPTNIYRTPVVYRQDWLDKLGLTVPQTLAEFEKVIYAFTYNDPDGNGIQDTYGLSNEGMNVVFGAFGQIVFADQLYFGTKDGKKVIGALEPEMKEALAYLNKWYKDGVIDSEFVTGENKGGYKHLSHAFINGKIGMTSMGNYYHWIQDGDYEDWRVEPDGKVVKSPAQAAFNVKELTAKLPEARVVFGKPFTGPHGQRGSKGNDLLMSFTAIGADAVKEPGKLEMILRILDEVSASPDPDKAASMTYGVENKHWVWTPAEPRNIVIMPPYDTMFGYQNTIGANIGMTVPLKQTGEQEQWAATLHLDQDGIYNALEVATPALAKYSDLLIRLKNKAYIAFISGERPLSEFDEFVQEFMSAGGAEVLSEANE from the coding sequence ATGAATATGAAGGAATCGAAGGCGAAGGCGCCTTATCGCTATCAGCTGTTCCTGACTACTGCACTGCTGACAATGATGGGCGTTGTTCTTGGCGGCTGCAATCTGCTGACCGCGCCCAGTACCATTGTAGAATCGCCGCAAAGCAGCGTATTATTCCCCCTCAACTCGAAAGCCAAATACCACATCTCATGGACCATGCATCAGAATTTGCCTGTACCCCAAGATGCCGAGATGTTGAACGTGGTTGAGGAACAGTTTGGTGTAGATTTAGACATTTGGAATCTGGAAAACAACAAATACGAGTCACTTCTCGACATGAAGCTGGCTCAAGGTAACATTCCCGATCTGTTTCGCATTCGTCAGCCACAAGACCTGTTAAAGTACCAGCAGCAAGGGGTTCTTGCCGAGATTCCTGTAGAGACGCTGAACACATATGCTCCGAATCTGATGCGCATCATCCATGAACAAGCTCCGGCCTATCAAAAAGCAGGGGTGATCGATGGGAAATATTACGGAATTCCTGTCATTAATCCGACCAACATCTACCGTACACCTGTGGTGTATCGGCAGGATTGGCTGGACAAGCTGGGGTTGACTGTTCCGCAGACACTGGCGGAATTCGAGAAAGTCATCTATGCATTTACCTATAATGATCCGGACGGCAACGGCATCCAGGATACGTACGGCTTGTCCAATGAAGGCATGAATGTTGTTTTTGGTGCCTTCGGTCAGATTGTTTTTGCAGACCAGCTGTACTTTGGCACAAAGGACGGGAAGAAAGTCATCGGTGCCCTGGAACCCGAGATGAAAGAGGCGCTGGCTTACCTGAATAAATGGTACAAGGACGGCGTGATCGATTCCGAGTTTGTCACAGGCGAGAATAAAGGCGGCTACAAACATCTGTCTCATGCGTTCATTAACGGTAAAATCGGGATGACCTCGATGGGCAACTACTACCACTGGATTCAGGATGGCGATTATGAGGATTGGCGTGTTGAGCCTGACGGTAAAGTGGTGAAAAGTCCCGCACAAGCTGCGTTTAATGTCAAAGAATTAACAGCCAAGCTCCCTGAAGCACGGGTTGTTTTTGGCAAACCGTTCACCGGGCCCCACGGACAACGCGGCTCCAAAGGAAATGACTTGTTAATGAGCTTCACCGCGATTGGAGCCGATGCGGTCAAAGAACCCGGCAAGCTGGAGATGATACTGCGCATTCTGGATGAAGTCAGTGCAAGCCCAGATCCAGATAAAGCAGCAAGTATGACCTACGGGGTAGAAAATAAACATTGGGTCTGGACACCAGCGGAGCCCCGAAACATCGTCATCATGCCGCCATATGACACCATGTTCGGGTATCAGAATACGATTGGCGCCAATATCGGCATGACTGTGCCGCTGAAACAGACGGGAGAACAGGAACAATGGGCGGCCACACTGCACCTCGATCAGGACGGCATCTATAACGCTCTGGAGGTCGCTACCCCCGCTCTGGCCAAATACAGTGATTTGTTGATCCGATTGAAAAATAAAGCCTATATCGCTTTTATTTCAGGAGAGCGGCCGCTCAGTGAGTTCGATGAGTTCGTACAGGAGTTCATGTCCGCAGGCGGTGCGGAAGTACTAAGCGAAGCGAATGAATGA
- a CDS encoding TerD family protein: protein MNNTIYLRRANKLMIEQEQGEKQLPKIYLATALKNIEALGYTFSGELMQAVRTLSKEQFEALMAQVVADLRIMVGAHVDYKPMYPGFPAQLMEEDEVELYLNAILHYLTSVYPQHEPVERGPLLDKVNLKIIGFGSKTDFQTLISQLIEAKGSISETDKDDIDMVLEHAEPDEIDALLPAEIPFKENVGFVVASLLKHEKANIDRIGPYFRTATDVLRLAVAWSGGDVSLALASPFRKFKRRERRLLLGLLEQCGSITEDMLRYKDRWIRLGEILHPSEYKLRYPRCEEAFDILRNNKSFTTFNGTVELAFQYQNVWSLIELLKQRPGEFARRLDHLLRSTTEKEYVLLAFGEILEHVSTPVLLQVKQHFAWRHEPQDLRVFFPKGSVAKAFAIPNQLPEMDDDTCRDVVQMCEQALVQRFAALPSLGKTYVDPRLRDYLVPFSQRSASKALHTIVRGSRVPMEEGDTIRFFNWWKEGTVNGQATGRVDIDLSAVMYDENWNYVEHISYTNLRSSKYRAVHSGDIVTAPHGASEFIDLHIPSIVAYGGRYVVASLLSFTSHPYCDLPECFVGWMMRKKPGSGEIFEPSTVANKIDMTADTQIAIPVIMDLVERTVIWTDLALSRHPDYYNNVEGNQKGMVLMGKALTTLRKPDLYDLFTLHATARGELVDTVDQADTIYSVEQGITPFDIEQIMAEYLA, encoded by the coding sequence ATGAACAATACCATCTATTTGCGCAGAGCAAACAAACTTATGATTGAGCAAGAACAAGGGGAGAAACAGCTGCCAAAGATTTATTTGGCGACTGCCCTTAAAAATATAGAAGCACTTGGATACACATTCTCGGGAGAATTAATGCAAGCCGTGCGAACGCTATCCAAAGAACAGTTTGAGGCATTAATGGCCCAGGTTGTGGCTGATCTGAGAATCATGGTCGGCGCGCATGTGGACTACAAACCGATGTACCCTGGATTCCCGGCGCAGTTGATGGAGGAAGATGAGGTGGAGCTTTACCTGAACGCCATCCTTCATTATCTGACCTCGGTATATCCGCAGCATGAGCCCGTGGAAAGAGGGCCTCTACTGGATAAAGTAAACCTGAAAATCATTGGGTTCGGAAGCAAGACAGACTTCCAGACACTCATCAGCCAACTAATTGAAGCCAAGGGCTCCATCTCAGAGACAGACAAAGACGATATCGATATGGTGCTGGAACATGCGGAACCGGATGAAATAGATGCGCTGCTGCCAGCCGAAATTCCGTTCAAGGAAAATGTGGGGTTCGTGGTGGCTTCATTATTGAAGCACGAAAAGGCCAACATCGACCGAATCGGCCCATATTTCAGAACGGCAACGGATGTCCTTCGTCTAGCTGTGGCTTGGTCGGGTGGGGATGTCAGCCTGGCTCTGGCTTCGCCTTTCCGTAAATTCAAGCGGCGTGAGAGACGCCTGCTGCTTGGTCTTCTGGAGCAGTGCGGTTCAATTACGGAAGACATGCTCCGTTATAAGGATCGCTGGATTCGTCTGGGTGAAATTCTGCATCCATCTGAATATAAGCTGCGGTACCCGCGATGCGAGGAAGCTTTTGATATTTTGCGTAATAACAAGTCGTTTACGACCTTTAACGGAACTGTGGAGCTTGCCTTCCAATATCAGAATGTGTGGAGTTTGATTGAGCTGTTGAAGCAGCGCCCTGGTGAATTTGCGAGAAGACTGGATCACCTGCTGCGCTCTACCACAGAAAAGGAATATGTATTGCTGGCGTTCGGAGAAATTCTGGAGCACGTATCGACCCCGGTATTGTTGCAGGTGAAGCAGCATTTTGCCTGGCGTCACGAACCGCAGGATCTGCGTGTATTTTTTCCGAAAGGCAGTGTAGCGAAGGCTTTCGCCATTCCGAATCAGCTTCCAGAGATGGACGATGACACTTGTCGTGATGTCGTGCAAATGTGTGAACAGGCGCTGGTGCAGCGTTTCGCTGCCCTTCCTTCGCTTGGGAAGACGTATGTCGATCCGCGGCTCCGTGATTATCTGGTTCCCTTTTCCCAAAGATCGGCGAGCAAGGCCCTTCATACGATTGTTCGGGGAAGCCGGGTGCCGATGGAAGAAGGAGATACGATTCGTTTCTTCAACTGGTGGAAGGAAGGGACCGTGAACGGTCAAGCCACGGGGCGCGTGGATATCGATCTGTCTGCGGTGATGTATGATGAGAACTGGAACTACGTGGAGCACATCTCCTATACGAATCTGCGTTCATCCAAGTACCGGGCTGTTCACAGCGGGGATATTGTGACAGCGCCACATGGTGCAAGTGAGTTCATTGATCTGCATATTCCTTCAATCGTTGCTTATGGCGGACGTTATGTGGTGGCGAGCCTGCTTTCCTTTACGAGTCATCCATACTGCGATTTGCCGGAATGCTTTGTGGGCTGGATGATGCGGAAGAAGCCGGGTTCCGGGGAGATATTCGAGCCATCCACGGTGGCTAATAAGATTGATATGACTGCGGATACGCAGATTGCGATACCCGTCATTATGGATCTGGTGGAGCGTACGGTCATCTGGACGGATCTGGCGCTGAGCAGACACCCGGATTATTACAATAATGTCGAGGGTAATCAAAAAGGGATGGTCCTGATGGGCAAAGCTCTGACCACGCTGCGTAAACCGGATCTCTATGACTTGTTCACGCTTCATGCCACGGCCCGTGGTGAACTGGTGGATACGGTGGATCAGGCCGATACGATCTATTCGGTGGAGCAAGGAATTACCCCGTTTGATATCGAGCAGATTATGGCGGAGTATTTGGCTTGA